Proteins encoded within one genomic window of Rossellomorea vietnamensis:
- the upp gene encoding uracil phosphoribosyltransferase yields the protein MGKVYVFDHPLIQHKLTFIRDKETGTKEFRELVDEVATLMAFEITRDLPLEDIDVETPVSNAKAKTLAGKKLGIVPILRAGLGMVDGILKLIPAAKVGHVGLYRDPETLKPIEYYVKLPSDVEERDFILVDPMLATGGSAVEAINSLKKRGAVSIKFMCLVACPEGVDAIKEAHPDVDIFIAALDEKLNEKGYIVPGLGDAGDRLYGTK from the coding sequence ATGGGCAAAGTATATGTATTTGATCATCCGTTGATCCAACACAAATTGACGTTTATCCGTGATAAAGAAACAGGAACTAAGGAGTTCCGTGAGCTTGTTGACGAGGTTGCAACACTGATGGCTTTTGAAATTACACGTGATCTGCCACTGGAAGATATCGACGTTGAAACGCCGGTAAGTAACGCGAAAGCGAAAACCCTTGCAGGGAAAAAATTAGGGATCGTCCCTATCTTGCGTGCCGGCCTTGGAATGGTCGATGGAATCCTTAAATTGATCCCGGCTGCGAAAGTGGGACATGTCGGTTTATACCGTGACCCTGAGACTCTTAAGCCGATTGAATATTACGTGAAGCTTCCAAGTGATGTGGAAGAGCGTGACTTCATCCTGGTTGACCCGATGCTTGCAACGGGCGGATCTGCTGTTGAAGCGATCAACTCATTGAAAAAGCGCGGTGCCGTAAGCATTAAGTTCATGTGCCTGGTTGCTTGTCCTGAAGGTGTCGACGCCATCAAGGAAGCACACCCTGATGTTGATATCTTCATCGCCGCTCTTGATGAGAAGCTGAATGAAAAAGGCTACATCGTTCCTGGACTTGGGGACGCGGGAGATCGTTTGTACGGAACGAAATAA
- the spoIIR gene encoding stage II sporulation protein R, with protein MKTKHTVLLYILILSLGTILSLYIPKQEMAAQETMVIPDEAIRLRILANSDLDGDQNVKRLVRDEVNKEITKWVSNLTSQDEAKAVIKEGLPELQKIAEDVVAAEGMDQSVKVEFGKVDFPTKLYGQYLYPAGEYEAVLITLGKGEGANWWCVLYPPLCFLDFSTGNAVRSTGFETKVEASGNEVTEVDPEEATQVSEDDSEDNVIAYKQVEVEAVEAGVIDEAVKEEVKAPVKKEVEKEEPVYVEDSEEEEVKVRFFVVDLFKGLFN; from the coding sequence ATGAAAACAAAACACACAGTACTATTGTATATCTTGATTCTATCATTAGGAACGATTCTAAGTTTATATATACCGAAGCAGGAAATGGCGGCTCAGGAGACGATGGTGATTCCGGATGAGGCGATTCGCCTGCGGATCCTCGCCAATAGCGATCTGGATGGGGATCAGAACGTAAAGAGACTTGTTCGGGATGAAGTCAACAAAGAGATTACAAAGTGGGTATCGAATCTGACGTCACAGGATGAGGCGAAAGCAGTCATCAAGGAAGGTTTGCCAGAGCTTCAGAAGATTGCGGAGGACGTTGTCGCTGCAGAAGGAATGGATCAATCAGTGAAAGTAGAGTTTGGGAAAGTGGACTTTCCTACGAAACTTTATGGTCAGTATCTTTATCCTGCTGGTGAGTACGAAGCGGTGTTGATCACACTTGGTAAAGGGGAAGGCGCGAACTGGTGGTGCGTTCTCTACCCGCCACTATGCTTCCTGGATTTCTCTACTGGAAATGCCGTAAGAAGCACAGGCTTTGAAACGAAAGTGGAGGCTAGCGGGAATGAAGTGACGGAAGTAGATCCCGAAGAGGCAACTCAGGTGAGTGAGGATGACTCGGAAGATAACGTGATTGCCTATAAGCAAGTCGAAGTGGAAGCGGTAGAAGCCGGTGTGATCGATGAGGCTGTAAAAGAGGAAGTAAAGGCACCTGTTAAAAAAGAGGTAGAAAAAGAAGAACCGGTCTATGTAGAAGATTCCGAAGAGGAAGAAGTAAAAGTTCGCTTCTTCGTGGTAGATTTATTCAAAGGGTTATTCAATTAA
- a CDS encoding AtpZ/AtpI family protein, translated as MGQKNESPYKAMAIYSAILAQLVGSILVGIFLGRWIDQQVDSAPLFLIIGLLLGLAAGIYAMLRTVRHFFLGE; from the coding sequence ATGGGTCAAAAAAACGAAAGCCCATATAAAGCGATGGCGATTTATTCGGCCATTTTAGCACAGCTTGTCGGGTCTATCTTAGTCGGGATTTTCCTGGGGAGATGGATCGATCAGCAGGTTGATTCAGCACCACTCTTTTTAATCATCGGTTTGCTCCTCGGCCTTGCCGCAGGGATTTATGCGATGCTTCGAACAGTACGACATTTCTTCTTAGGAGAATAA
- the rpiB gene encoding ribose 5-phosphate isomerase B has product MKIAIASDHGGVNIREEIKSLMEEMGLEYEDFGCECGTSVDYPDYAVPVAEKVASGEFDRGILICGTGIGMSISANKVKGIRCALVHDVFSAKATREHNDSNMLAMGERVIGPGLAREIAKTWLGTEFEGGRHANRVGKITAYEDKQ; this is encoded by the coding sequence ATGAAAATTGCGATTGCGTCGGATCACGGCGGAGTGAATATTAGAGAAGAAATCAAGTCATTAATGGAAGAAATGGGTCTTGAATATGAGGATTTCGGCTGTGAATGCGGCACATCCGTCGACTATCCGGACTACGCCGTTCCCGTTGCGGAAAAAGTGGCAAGCGGCGAATTCGACCGCGGGATTCTGATCTGCGGGACAGGGATCGGCATGAGCATCTCTGCGAATAAAGTAAAAGGGATCCGCTGCGCCCTTGTACATGATGTATTCAGTGCGAAAGCGACCCGCGAACATAATGACAGCAATATGCTGGCCATGGGTGAGCGCGTCATCGGCCCGGGACTGGCACGAGAAATCGCCAAAACGTGGCTTGGAACCGAATTCGAAGGCGGACGCCATGCAAATCGAGTCGGAAAGATCACGGCATACGAAGACAAACAATAA
- a CDS encoding GNAT family N-acetyltransferase: protein MLKVIRQATNEDIHEVVAFLTKAGLSTEGIKHSIDCFLVVEDEENRLIGTLGIEVQGTVGLLRSLVVTSSFESEELFALFQEILKLAKEKDLKRLYLISNRKASLAFFDLLGFQQEADPVVDELENFIHAKKLSTVDNCITMKLDL from the coding sequence ATGTTGAAAGTGATCCGCCAGGCAACGAATGAGGACATTCATGAAGTCGTGGCCTTCTTGACGAAAGCAGGATTGAGCACGGAAGGCATTAAACATAGCATTGATTGTTTTTTAGTAGTGGAAGATGAGGAAAACCGCTTGATCGGGACGCTTGGAATCGAGGTGCAGGGGACGGTCGGCCTTCTTCGATCCCTCGTCGTCACATCTTCATTTGAAAGTGAAGAGTTATTTGCTCTCTTTCAGGAGATTTTAAAGCTTGCGAAAGAAAAGGATCTGAAGCGTCTCTATTTGATTTCCAACCGGAAAGCATCCCTCGCGTTCTTTGACCTGCTGGGTTTTCAACAAGAAGCAGATCCTGTTGTGGATGAGCTGGAGAACTTCATTCATGCAAAAAAGTTATCCACTGTGGATAACTGTATCACCATGAAATTGGATTTATAG
- the glyA gene encoding serine hydroxymethyltransferase: MSKIAKQDPEIYAAIQDELERQRTKIELIASENFVSEAVMEAQGSVLTNKYAEGYPGRRYYGGCEHVDVAENLARDRAKELFGAEHVNVQPHSGAQANMAVYFTILEQGDTVLGMNLSHGGHLTHGSAVNFSGIQYNFVEYGVDEEKHLINYEDVRQKALEHKPKLIVAGASAYPRAIDFAKFREIADEVGAYLMVDMAHIAGLVAAGLHQNPVPYADFVTTTTHKTLRGPRGGMILCKEEFAKKIDKSIFPGIQGGPLMHVISAKAVAFGEALQDSFKEYAQNIIDNAKRLGEGLVKEGIDLVSGGSDNHLLLIDTRSLGLTGKVAEKVLDEIGITVNKNTIPFDPESPFVTSGVRIGTAAVTSRGFGLDDMDEIASIMALTLKNHEDESKLEEARKRVLDLTSKFELYPER; encoded by the coding sequence ATGAGTAAAATTGCCAAGCAAGATCCGGAAATTTATGCAGCGATTCAAGATGAATTAGAGCGTCAACGAACAAAGATCGAGTTAATTGCATCTGAAAACTTTGTCAGTGAAGCCGTTATGGAAGCACAAGGCTCCGTTCTGACAAATAAGTATGCAGAGGGGTACCCAGGTCGTCGCTATTATGGTGGCTGTGAGCATGTGGACGTAGCCGAAAATCTGGCCCGCGACCGTGCGAAAGAACTTTTTGGAGCGGAACACGTCAACGTTCAGCCTCACTCAGGAGCACAAGCCAATATGGCAGTCTACTTCACCATCCTTGAACAGGGCGACACGGTTCTTGGAATGAACTTATCTCATGGGGGACATCTGACTCACGGAAGTGCGGTCAACTTCAGCGGTATTCAATATAATTTCGTAGAGTACGGTGTGGATGAAGAAAAGCACCTGATCAATTATGAAGATGTTAGACAAAAAGCGTTAGAGCACAAACCTAAGCTTATCGTAGCGGGAGCAAGTGCGTATCCAAGAGCGATCGATTTCGCGAAATTCCGTGAAATCGCAGACGAAGTGGGAGCATACCTGATGGTGGATATGGCTCACATCGCCGGACTGGTAGCGGCTGGTCTTCATCAGAATCCGGTTCCGTATGCAGATTTCGTTACAACAACCACTCACAAAACATTACGCGGACCACGCGGCGGCATGATCCTTTGTAAAGAAGAGTTTGCGAAGAAGATAGACAAGTCTATTTTCCCTGGAATCCAGGGCGGACCTCTTATGCACGTGATTTCTGCTAAAGCCGTGGCTTTCGGTGAAGCACTGCAGGACTCTTTCAAAGAATATGCACAGAACATCATCGACAATGCGAAGCGCTTAGGAGAAGGTCTTGTGAAGGAAGGAATCGATCTTGTATCAGGCGGTTCTGATAACCACCTATTACTGATTGACACTCGTTCACTTGGGTTGACTGGTAAAGTCGCTGAAAAGGTTCTTGATGAAATCGGAATTACCGTCAATAAAAACACGATTCCATTCGATCCGGAAAGTCCATTTGTCACAAGCGGTGTCCGTATTGGTACGGCAGCTGTGACGTCCAGAGGATTCGGTTTAGATGATATGGACGAAATTGCTTCCATCATGGCGTTGACTCTTAAGAACCATGAAGATGAATCGAAATTGGAAGAAGCACGCAAGCGTGTGTTGGATCTAACAAGCAAATTTGAATTATATCCTGAGAGATAA
- a CDS encoding manganese efflux pump MntP family protein, translated as MTTIIGELMTLMLMAFALGMDAFSIGIGMGMFQLRLKQVFYIGLVVGVFHVWMPLLGMMTGKFLSETFGSFAAYAGGVLLIVLGIQMFMSSFKEEETTLISPVGFGLILFALSVSLDSFSVGLTLGIFGARTAVALFCFGIAATVLTWAGLLIGRKFQGVLGTYSEALGGSILFAFGVKLLLPI; from the coding sequence ATGACAACAATTATCGGCGAACTGATGACCTTGATGTTAATGGCATTTGCTCTTGGGATGGATGCCTTTTCGATCGGGATAGGGATGGGTATGTTCCAGCTGAGATTAAAGCAGGTCTTTTATATAGGGTTGGTTGTCGGGGTCTTTCATGTATGGATGCCGCTCTTAGGGATGATGACGGGAAAATTTTTATCGGAAACGTTCGGGTCCTTTGCGGCTTACGCAGGGGGTGTCCTGCTCATCGTCCTTGGAATCCAGATGTTCATGTCGAGCTTCAAAGAGGAGGAAACTACTCTCATCTCACCGGTGGGCTTTGGATTGATCCTTTTTGCGTTGAGTGTAAGCCTGGACAGTTTTTCAGTGGGACTGACCCTCGGGATCTTCGGTGCAAGGACAGCCGTCGCCCTCTTCTGCTTCGGGATTGCGGCCACCGTGTTGACGTGGGCAGGATTATTGATCGGCCGGAAATTCCAGGGGGTGCTTGGAACATACAGCGAGGCACTTGGGGGAAGTATCCTGTTTGCCTTTGGGGTGAAGCTACTGTTGCCAATCTGA
- a CDS encoding methyl-accepting chemotaxis protein, which translates to MGKVKSYKSGLRKKLVFFITLLALVTYTTSAFFIYVIKPAFAPDMNELWFTIMTLGMGVFWSAVLAFFAAGFIVKPLQRLEQVALKAAEGDIAIEVDVPKSDDEIRSLALAFNRMLHNLRDMVSSIDDNFNKTNTNVIELSKASEIASTQAYSISKTISEISAGAESSATAIQTTAESVEDVIRIAREVQDHSKSSEHMSKNMVTELQGSKEVIHSLVEGINRLAKGNEDSLDAVRRLEDNAKKVEQIIQLVGDIANQTNLLALNASIEAARAGEHGKGFAVVAEEVRKLADESGKAVQGISELIKNIQTEVGNVVGQITTQVDSANTEAQKGTQTNEMIETMTTTIHEVADAVQNISVLVDQQMDSIQLTSQQSQEVAAIAEETSAGAMEVSASTKEQAVVMNDVEKLALNLKEQAEALKSTITRFHL; encoded by the coding sequence ATGGGGAAAGTGAAGAGCTACAAGTCGGGTCTTAGAAAGAAATTGGTCTTCTTTATCACGCTTCTGGCGTTGGTGACGTATACCACAAGTGCCTTTTTTATTTATGTAATCAAACCTGCTTTTGCGCCGGATATGAATGAGCTGTGGTTCACGATCATGACCCTTGGCATGGGTGTATTCTGGTCGGCGGTTCTGGCCTTTTTTGCAGCGGGATTCATCGTCAAACCGCTGCAACGCTTGGAACAGGTTGCACTGAAAGCCGCTGAAGGGGACATCGCCATCGAAGTGGATGTACCGAAATCCGATGACGAAATCCGTTCACTGGCACTGGCGTTCAACCGAATGCTGCATAATTTACGTGACATGGTTTCAAGCATCGATGACAATTTTAACAAAACCAATACGAATGTCATCGAGCTTTCTAAAGCATCGGAAATCGCTTCTACACAGGCGTATTCGATTTCCAAAACGATCAGCGAAATTTCAGCGGGTGCCGAAAGCTCGGCAACGGCGATTCAAACGACGGCTGAATCCGTGGAGGATGTCATCCGGATTGCCCGGGAAGTACAGGATCATTCGAAATCATCCGAGCATATGTCTAAAAACATGGTGACGGAGCTTCAGGGAAGTAAAGAAGTGATTCATTCCCTCGTCGAAGGCATCAATCGACTGGCAAAAGGGAATGAAGATTCGTTGGACGCCGTGCGCCGACTTGAAGACAATGCGAAAAAAGTGGAGCAGATCATCCAATTGGTCGGGGACATCGCGAACCAAACCAATCTTCTTGCCTTGAATGCTTCCATCGAAGCGGCACGTGCCGGGGAGCATGGGAAAGGGTTCGCAGTGGTTGCAGAGGAAGTCCGGAAACTGGCCGATGAAAGTGGAAAAGCGGTTCAAGGCATTTCGGAACTGATCAAAAATATCCAGACAGAAGTCGGGAACGTGGTTGGACAGATCACGACCCAGGTCGATTCTGCCAACACGGAAGCCCAAAAAGGAACGCAGACGAATGAAATGATTGAAACCATGACGACAACCATTCATGAAGTGGCAGACGCGGTCCAGAACATCTCAGTCCTCGTCGATCAGCAGATGGACAGCATCCAGCTCACTTCCCAGCAATCCCAGGAAGTAGCCGCCATCGCAGAAGAAACATCAGCGGGTGCCATGGAAGTATCAGCTTCCACGAAAGAGCAAGCGGTCGTCATGAATGACGTCGAGAAGCTGGCCCTCAACCTGAAAGAACAGGCAGAAGCACTGAAAAGCACGATTACACGTTTTCATTTGTGA
- a CDS encoding low molecular weight protein arginine phosphatase: protein MNILFVCTGNTCRSPMAEAVLRHKGKDKFDVKSAGVFAMDGNDASFQTKEVLKENDIIHRHQSSSLSKENLDWASYIFTMTSNHKRAIVDQYPHVADKVFTLKEFVIEDPSDVDVSDPYGGSVDIYRHTYRELDSLIEELMKKLG from the coding sequence ATGAATATTTTGTTTGTTTGTACAGGGAATACTTGCCGGAGTCCTATGGCGGAGGCGGTTTTGAGGCATAAGGGAAAAGATAAGTTTGACGTGAAGTCTGCCGGTGTTTTTGCCATGGACGGAAATGATGCGTCATTTCAGACTAAAGAAGTGCTGAAAGAGAACGATATAATACATAGACATCAATCGAGTTCGCTCTCAAAAGAGAACCTGGATTGGGCTTCCTATATTTTCACGATGACATCGAATCATAAGCGGGCGATTGTGGATCAGTATCCACATGTGGCGGACAAGGTTTTTACATTGAAGGAGTTTGTCATTGAAGACCCATCTGACGTGGATGTATCGGATCCGTATGGAGGAAGCGTGGACATCTATAGACATACATACAGGGAATTGGATTCATTGATCGAGGAATTAATGAAAAAGCTTGGCTAG
- a CDS encoding L-threonylcarbamoyladenylate synthase — protein sequence MMKHWVVESDVDKNKSYPQIVDAAKILQQDEVVAFPTETVYGLGANATSDTAVEKIFKAKGRPSDNPLIVHISNKEQLEGLVEEIPSDASTLIDAYWPGPLTIIFKNKENVFSERVTAGLDTVGIRMPDHPVALSIIEAAGLPIAAPSANRSGKPSPTTAQHVIDDLDGRIAGVVDGGETGVGVESTVVDCTGEIPVILRPGGITKEQLEEVVGKVEVDPSLKEGKGAPKSPGMKYTHYAPDAPVYLVDGTKEDVQRLVDEKKAEGLKVGVLTTEERMDWYQADLILSAGRRDDLRTVAQHLYDTLRAFNRSNVDIIFAEMFPEEGVGLAIMNRLQKAAGYRVIKG from the coding sequence ATGATGAAACATTGGGTTGTGGAAAGTGATGTGGATAAAAACAAAAGTTATCCACAAATTGTGGATGCAGCGAAGATTCTTCAACAGGATGAGGTGGTTGCGTTCCCGACAGAGACGGTTTATGGACTGGGGGCGAATGCCACATCGGATACTGCGGTGGAAAAAATCTTCAAAGCAAAGGGCAGGCCGTCGGATAATCCACTGATTGTCCACATATCAAATAAAGAGCAGTTAGAGGGTCTTGTCGAAGAGATCCCGTCGGATGCTTCGACACTCATTGACGCGTATTGGCCGGGGCCACTGACAATCATTTTTAAAAATAAGGAAAACGTCTTTTCCGAAAGGGTGACGGCTGGACTCGATACTGTCGGGATCCGGATGCCGGACCATCCCGTGGCGCTCTCCATTATCGAGGCAGCGGGACTGCCGATTGCCGCTCCGAGTGCGAATCGTTCGGGTAAACCGAGTCCAACAACGGCTCAGCATGTGATCGATGACCTTGATGGTCGGATCGCCGGAGTGGTGGACGGCGGCGAAACGGGAGTAGGGGTTGAGTCGACGGTGGTGGATTGTACGGGAGAAATCCCGGTCATTTTGCGTCCAGGCGGTATCACGAAAGAGCAGCTGGAAGAAGTCGTCGGGAAAGTGGAAGTGGACCCTTCCTTGAAAGAAGGCAAGGGAGCCCCGAAATCACCCGGGATGAAATACACCCACTACGCCCCGGATGCCCCTGTTTATCTTGTGGACGGAACGAAGGAAGATGTGCAGCGATTGGTGGATGAGAAAAAGGCAGAAGGGCTCAAAGTCGGGGTCCTGACGACGGAGGAGCGAATGGATTGGTATCAGGCTGATCTCATCCTGTCAGCCGGACGCCGGGATGACCTGAGAACAGTGGCACAGCATCTCTACGACACCCTGCGCGCTTTTAATAGAAGTAATGTGGATATTATTTTTGCCGAGATGTTCCCGGAAGAAGGAGTCGGGCTTGCGATCATGAACCGTCTTCAAAAAGCTGCGGGTTACCGGGTAATAAAAGGATGA
- a CDS encoding TIGR01440 family protein gives MEIAQLKDELQTILRDFSSQVPLQKGQVFVVGCSTSEVMGERIGTSGTIEVAEMIYDELKSWADSTGVSLAFQCCEHLNRALVLEREVAEKRGLDEVTVVPVRKAGGAMATKAYHSFDDPVMVEHIKADAGIDIGDTFIGMHLKHVAVPIRVSQKSLGEAHVTLAKTRPKLIGGTRAVYE, from the coding sequence ATGGAAATCGCTCAATTGAAAGATGAACTGCAAACGATCCTGCGTGATTTCAGCAGTCAGGTTCCACTGCAAAAAGGACAAGTCTTTGTCGTCGGCTGTTCCACCTCTGAAGTAATGGGGGAGCGGATCGGAACGTCGGGAACCATTGAAGTCGCGGAAATGATTTATGACGAGCTGAAGAGCTGGGCGGATTCTACAGGAGTTTCCCTGGCGTTTCAATGCTGCGAGCATTTAAATCGGGCCCTTGTCCTTGAAAGGGAAGTAGCGGAAAAGCGGGGACTCGATGAAGTCACCGTCGTTCCTGTACGAAAAGCAGGAGGAGCCATGGCGACGAAAGCCTATCATTCCTTCGACGACCCGGTCATGGTCGAGCACATCAAAGCCGACGCCGGCATCGACATCGGGGACACCTTCATCGGCATGCACCTGAAACACGTTGCCGTCCCGATCCGGGTATCACAAAAAAGCCTCGGAGAAGCCCACGTCACCCTCGCCAAAACCAGACCAAAACTCATCGGCGGAACCAGGGCCGTATACGAATAA